DNA sequence from the Sulfurimonas sp. HSL3-1 genome:
ACCTTATTGTAACAAATTGGCCTTCTTTCGTCAACAGACCTTTTCCGTGCTCATGCGGTTGAGTTCGCTGCAGCTGAACCCCGCCGCTCTGCGGGCATCGACGTTGAGATACTTCTGCCGGGGATAGCTGCCCGGGCAGCACTGTTCGACGATGTCGAAATAGACCGACTTCTCCGCCCCCGCCGCTTCGCAGGCGTAATCGAACCAGCGGTCCCCCTTGCGGACATGGTCCACCTCCTCTTCCAAAATCACCTGCAGTGCATCGACGATCCGGCCGATCATGGGGTCGTTTTTGATCGGCAGCAGTCTCTCCAGGATCTGCGGCGTTGCATCCAGACCGTTCGCCTCGAAATAGCGCGGCACCACCGCCATCCGTTCGAGCAGGGTTAGTGTTTTCTGCCCAGCCTCGAAGAGCCCCGCGTGCACCGGAAGATCGCCGTAACGGCTGCCGAGCGCTTCGAGCAGAGTATGCAGCATCTCGAAGTGGCGGCACTCGTCGTCGGCGACCTCGAGCCAGTCGTCGTAGAACGCTTTTGGCATTCCCGTGAAACGATAGGCGTGGTCCAGGGCCAGGTCGATCGCACTGTACTCGATATGGGTGATGGCGTGCAGCAGCAGGATCTGCCCTTCCGCGGTGACGGGGCTTTTGCGCCGGGGGACGTCCTGCGGCAGGACGATCTCGCAAACGGAAGCGAAAGAGGGTTCGTCGAACAGCACCGGAGTGAATGCCGCTTCGAAAACGGTTTCCCCCGCCTGGTACGCGGCATAGAAGGTACGGAACGCCGCCAGTTTTGCCGCCGGCTCCGCGGTCATGATGATCGATTGAAGGGTCGTGTGAAATTGCATGTATAATTCTACCAAAGGAAAGCGTATGCAGATAAAAAAGCAGCCCATGGGGCCCTACCAGACCAACTGTTACATTGTCACGGAGAACGGGAAAGACATCATCATTGATCCCGGCGTCGGTGCGGTTGAATGGGTCAAGGCCAACGTGACGAATCCCGTGGCCATCCTCAACACCCACGGCCATTTCGACCATGTCTGGAGCAACCAGGAGCTTAAAGAGCAGTTCGACATCCCCCTTTACACTCCCAAAGGCGACGTCATGCTACTGCAGAAAAGCGGCTGGATGCCGGACCTCCCGCCCTCCTACCCAGACGTCGAGGTCGAGGGGGACCAGACCTATGATATCGACGGCATCGAAGTGACCTTCCGCCACTTCCCCGGCCACTGCCCCGGCTGTTCCATGATCGAGATCGGCGACGCCGTCTTCAGCGGGGATTTCATCTTCCAAAACTCCATCGGCCGCGTCGACTTCCCCTACTCTTCGCCCGCAGACATGAAAAAGAGCCTCCAGAAGTTCCTGCAGATCGACTACGACAAGAAAGTCTACCCCGGCCACGGCGCGCCGACGACGATCAAGGCCGAGCAGCGCAACGTCCCCTACTGGCTTAAAGCGATCTAAGCCTTTGTGACGCGGCAGGTCTTTCCACACCTGCCAATCATCCATAGCTCCCCGTCCCGATTTCCCCCTTTTTAGACCCGTCTCCCAAACCAGCATAAAGCACTCCTCTGACCGTGCAGACATTACGGATGCATGATGTGTAACGGCTCAAGCAGCCGTTCATCAAATTTAACCCGCTTTCCTTGCCGCCGGGATCGTCCGTGATCGGGCAGTAAACAATGCCGTTTCCTGTGAATTTTTCTGCAGAATGACCGCTCCAAACTGATAATTCAGGTCCTAAAAGCCCCCTAAAACAGGAGCAAAGAGCGGATAAAGCCTGCTTCGCTACCATGCGGCGGCTCATTGCCACTATCAACATACTTTTATCACTATCCTAAGGACCCAAATTATGAAAAAAACCATCCTATTGCTGCTTGCAACCGTGCCGATGTTCGGCGACGCTTTCAACGAAGGCCAGTTTGCATACGACAAGGGGAA
Encoded proteins:
- a CDS encoding ferritin-like domain-containing protein; amino-acid sequence: MQFHTTLQSIIMTAEPAAKLAAFRTFYAAYQAGETVFEAAFTPVLFDEPSFASVCEIVLPQDVPRRKSPVTAEGQILLLHAITHIEYSAIDLALDHAYRFTGMPKAFYDDWLEVADDECRHFEMLHTLLEALGSRYGDLPVHAGLFEAGQKTLTLLERMAVVPRYFEANGLDATPQILERLLPIKNDPMIGRIVDALQVILEEEVDHVRKGDRWFDYACEAAGAEKSVYFDIVEQCCPGSYPRQKYLNVDARRAAGFSCSELNRMSTEKVC
- a CDS encoding MBL fold metallo-hydrolase; amino-acid sequence: MQIKKQPMGPYQTNCYIVTENGKDIIIDPGVGAVEWVKANVTNPVAILNTHGHFDHVWSNQELKEQFDIPLYTPKGDVMLLQKSGWMPDLPPSYPDVEVEGDQTYDIDGIEVTFRHFPGHCPGCSMIEIGDAVFSGDFIFQNSIGRVDFPYSSPADMKKSLQKFLQIDYDKKVYPGHGAPTTIKAEQRNVPYWLKAI